The following proteins are co-located in the Streptomyces sp. 11x1 genome:
- the murC gene encoding Mur ligase domain-containing protein, which produces MAETAVPRIAEDVPEDGSVDLSRVHFVGIGGSGMLPVARVCAERGFTVSGSDNRTSEGLKPLVRLGASVHSGHAAENVPADATAVVFTHAVGEDNPEIREARSLGIPVMHRSRALNSLMATHRTPIAVMGTHGKSGTTGMLAFTLARMEQNPSYVIGADLETPGSGGRDGGTTGFFVAEVDESDHTHVGMAMRVAVITNIGFDHPETYGEAIDHVDAYEKCVRGGLHKDGTLVLDADSPGARELASRLAMAGDGPRVITFGMSSAAGWRLVDVSSEGGRSKAVLRGPGGRDFDLALRVPGAHQLLNAAAALATLHALGQDCDQAVEQLLYFDGVARRMTSAGESAGVRVYDSFAHHPDEVSADLAAARSLVGSGGRVVTVFQPSGQSRLDAFDVDFAKALAGCDEVVLTDSTSGVNPATLRILSARINKEGGSARHQVLDRAEAAACAAHLARPGDVVVLMGPGDIVESGQVLQAELGELDPAAA; this is translated from the coding sequence ATGGCAGAAACCGCAGTCCCGCGCATCGCTGAGGACGTACCGGAGGACGGGTCGGTCGACCTGAGCCGCGTGCACTTCGTCGGCATCGGCGGCAGTGGGATGCTGCCGGTGGCCCGTGTGTGCGCCGAGCGGGGATTCACCGTGTCCGGCAGCGACAACCGGACCTCGGAAGGGCTGAAGCCACTGGTTCGCCTGGGTGCTTCCGTGCACAGCGGCCACGCCGCCGAGAACGTTCCGGCGGACGCGACCGCGGTCGTGTTCACCCATGCGGTCGGTGAGGACAACCCGGAGATCCGCGAAGCACGGAGCCTCGGCATCCCCGTCATGCACCGGTCGAGGGCGCTGAACTCGCTGATGGCCACCCACCGCACGCCGATCGCCGTGATGGGGACGCACGGCAAGTCGGGCACGACAGGCATGCTGGCGTTCACGCTCGCCCGCATGGAACAGAACCCGTCGTACGTCATCGGCGCCGACCTCGAAACCCCGGGGAGCGGTGGACGCGACGGCGGGACGACCGGCTTCTTCGTGGCGGAGGTCGACGAGTCGGACCACACGCACGTCGGCATGGCCATGCGGGTGGCGGTGATCACCAACATCGGGTTCGACCACCCCGAGACCTACGGTGAGGCGATCGACCACGTCGACGCCTACGAGAAGTGCGTCCGGGGCGGGCTGCACAAGGACGGCACCCTGGTGCTGGACGCCGACTCGCCCGGCGCCCGCGAACTGGCTTCCAGGCTGGCGATGGCCGGCGACGGGCCGCGGGTGATCACCTTCGGCATGTCGTCGGCCGCGGGCTGGCGGCTGGTCGACGTGTCCAGCGAAGGCGGACGCAGCAAGGCGGTGCTGCGCGGGCCGGGGGGCCGGGACTTCGACCTGGCGCTGCGGGTGCCGGGCGCCCACCAGCTCCTCAACGCGGCCGCGGCCCTCGCCACGCTCCACGCCCTGGGCCAGGACTGCGACCAGGCCGTGGAGCAGCTGCTGTACTTCGACGGGGTGGCGCGTCGCATGACCTCGGCCGGAGAGTCGGCCGGGGTGCGGGTCTACGACTCCTTCGCCCACCACCCCGACGAGGTGAGCGCGGACCTCGCGGCCGCGCGCTCCCTTGTCGGTTCGGGCGGCCGGGTGGTCACGGTGTTCCAGCCGTCCGGCCAGTCGCGGCTCGACGCGTTCGACGTCGACTTCGCGAAGGCGCTGGCCGGATGCGACGAGGTGGTCCTGACGGACAGCACCAGTGGCGTCAACCCCGCGACGCTCAGGATCCTGTCCGCCCGGATCAACAAGGAGGGCGGCAGTGCCCGGCACCAGGTGCTGGACCGGGCCGAAGCCGCGGCGTGTGCGGCCCACCTGGCTCGGCCCGGTGACGTGGTCGTGCTGATGGGGCCGGGCGACATCGTGGAGTCGGGTCAGGTTCTGCAGGCCGAGCTCGGCGAGCTGGATCCCGCAGCCGCCTAA
- the murF gene encoding UDP-N-acetylmuramoyl-tripeptide--D-alanyl-D-alanine ligase: MSLTTIAEVVGGRLADVLDPEAQITHPAVFDSREAVEGALFIALQGRNLDGHAYAEAAVNKGATAALVTRPVGVPAIVVDDVLAAFGILGRYLLNGVLGRAQVVAITGSAGKTSTKDFIAQVLPGNVVATPQSFNNEIGLPLTITMADESTSYLVLEMGARHIGDIRDLTLIAQPDISVVTNVGTAHVGEFGGRENIATAKGEIVEALLKGGLAVLNADDDFVREMQNRTKGRVVTYGLSEDAVVRAVDVTTDEQGRASYSLVTPEGSASVQLQLIGEVQVHNSLAAAVVGREAGLSVDEIAARLSGAQTRSRWRMESHVRADGVTIVNDAYNANPTSMRHSLNALAAMTGGRDQRSVAVLGRMNELGEDTRTAHEEIGQYAAELDLDQIILVGGDEAGWMQGGVSKAGGKAVHLPDQDTALDLLHKILRPGDVVLVKASRGVQLQELADRLLQLDPSSAEA; encoded by the coding sequence ATGTCCTTGACCACCATCGCCGAAGTCGTCGGCGGCCGTCTCGCCGACGTTCTCGACCCTGAAGCGCAGATCACCCACCCCGCCGTCTTCGACTCCCGCGAAGCCGTCGAAGGGGCGCTGTTCATCGCCCTCCAGGGCCGGAACCTTGACGGACACGCCTACGCCGAGGCAGCCGTCAACAAGGGCGCCACGGCAGCCCTGGTCACCCGGCCCGTCGGCGTTCCCGCGATCGTCGTTGACGACGTACTCGCCGCGTTCGGAATCCTCGGCCGCTACCTCCTCAACGGCGTGCTCGGCCGCGCCCAGGTCGTGGCGATCACCGGCTCGGCCGGCAAGACGAGCACGAAGGACTTCATCGCTCAGGTGCTTCCCGGCAACGTCGTTGCCACGCCCCAGTCCTTCAACAACGAGATCGGCCTCCCGCTGACCATCACCATGGCCGACGAGAGCACCAGCTACCTGGTCCTGGAGATGGGCGCACGCCACATCGGAGACATCCGCGACCTCACCCTCATCGCACAGCCGGACATCAGCGTCGTCACCAACGTCGGGACCGCGCACGTTGGCGAGTTCGGTGGCCGCGAGAACATCGCCACGGCCAAGGGCGAGATCGTGGAAGCACTCCTCAAGGGAGGGCTGGCCGTCCTCAACGCCGACGACGACTTCGTGCGGGAGATGCAGAACCGCACCAAGGGCCGCGTCGTCACCTACGGTCTCAGTGAGGACGCCGTCGTCCGCGCCGTTGACGTCACGACCGACGAGCAGGGACGCGCCTCCTACAGCCTCGTTACCCCCGAAGGCTCCGCATCGGTCCAGCTTCAACTCATCGGCGAGGTGCAGGTTCACAACAGCCTCGCGGCGGCCGTAGTCGGCCGTGAAGCCGGACTCAGTGTCGACGAGATCGCCGCCCGCCTGTCCGGAGCCCAAACCCGCTCCAGGTGGCGGATGGAGAGCCACGTCCGAGCGGACGGCGTGACGATCGTCAACGACGCCTACAACGCCAACCCCACCTCGATGCGCCACTCCCTGAACGCCCTGGCTGCCATGACCGGGGGCCGCGACCAGCGCTCCGTGGCCGTTCTCGGCCGTATGAACGAACTCGGCGAGGACACGCGCACCGCGCACGAGGAGATCGGGCAGTACGCCGCCGAACTCGACCTGGACCAGATCATCCTGGTGGGAGGGGACGAAGCCGGATGGATGCAGGGGGGCGTGAGCAAGGCCGGCGGAAAGGCCGTTCACCTGCCCGACCAGGACACCGCCCTGGACCTGCTCCACAAGATCCTCCGGCCCGGCGACGTCGTCCTGGTCAAGGCAAGCCGAGGGGTCCAGTTGCAGGAACTCGCCGACCGGCTCCTGCAACTGGACCCCAGTTCCGCGGAGGCTTAG
- a CDS encoding FtsK/SpoIIIE domain-containing protein produces the protein MSPSLGRARATGIAVARYTFRRRFELAPAAADLGLTAMSWWHHVTGVTWQEHAAYGLATLGAAALGWKGLTAKHKGIASAGAGGTVVLANTWVGAALGPSVPSLIAATVTGGAAYAVYGPWLTKQRNERMSLQVKAAKAGVTAAGLGTNTEGPSLTGATREETKLVKALVAMLSVAEVNVTSLDYTPFGWRATVELPAGRHTAPQKVIAAKEQFANNLGLPGRVRLSRGEHDNELIVTLYETDPLAEPIPWPGPATSTCLEPAELGVDAYGELVRIAMLYNHVLIGGATDSGKSGLLNVLIAWAVACRDAEVMLIDLKPGAVELGPWRNCALGLADSPSRAMQLLKVIRAEVQRRGKYLGDLSEKLGRPVKKWVPGEHGPAWFVFIDELAELVRQVPAAAKLVESLLQIARFVGITLVCATQSPSNKVFGGSTDGRQQYQVRLGLGAKESTTANLIFGPGAHGDGWTLGELDAPGKFLRWDRENQEPVESRGYLMTSDDIGAMTHRYALDAIEVEARAHPAIEPEPDDDPTPPKPPTPPTPPSGPGGGRPVLRAVPTFPDGSEVPDNRHELWQAMEKAGSRGITIKELQALQPDGVSSRGGISDTLQVWASKGHIAQSGTRDRSQVWITAPRHVAKVAAADQRSDSATVSG, from the coding sequence ATGTCCCCGTCCCTGGGGCGTGCCCGTGCGACGGGTATCGCCGTTGCCCGCTACACCTTCCGCCGCCGCTTCGAACTCGCCCCGGCGGCCGCCGATCTCGGCCTGACCGCCATGTCCTGGTGGCATCACGTCACCGGAGTCACCTGGCAGGAGCACGCCGCCTACGGCCTCGCCACCCTGGGCGCGGCCGCGCTCGGCTGGAAGGGCCTCACCGCCAAGCACAAGGGCATCGCCAGCGCGGGCGCGGGCGGCACCGTCGTCCTGGCGAACACCTGGGTCGGGGCCGCCCTGGGCCCGTCCGTCCCGTCCCTGATCGCGGCCACCGTCACCGGAGGTGCCGCGTACGCCGTCTACGGGCCGTGGCTGACGAAGCAGCGCAACGAGCGCATGTCCCTGCAGGTGAAGGCAGCAAAGGCCGGAGTCACCGCCGCTGGTCTCGGCACGAACACCGAGGGGCCGAGCCTGACCGGCGCCACCCGCGAGGAGACCAAGCTCGTCAAGGCCCTCGTCGCCATGCTGTCCGTGGCCGAGGTGAACGTGACGTCGCTCGACTACACGCCTTTCGGATGGCGCGCGACGGTCGAGCTGCCCGCCGGCCGCCACACCGCCCCGCAGAAGGTCATCGCGGCCAAGGAGCAGTTCGCCAACAACCTGGGGCTGCCCGGTCGGGTGCGCCTGTCCCGGGGCGAGCACGACAACGAGCTGATCGTCACCCTGTACGAGACCGACCCGCTCGCCGAGCCGATCCCGTGGCCCGGCCCGGCGACGTCGACGTGCCTGGAGCCGGCGGAGCTCGGCGTCGATGCCTACGGCGAACTCGTCCGGATCGCCATGCTCTACAACCACGTCCTCATCGGCGGGGCGACCGACAGCGGCAAGTCGGGCCTGCTCAACGTGCTCATCGCCTGGGCGGTAGCCTGCCGGGACGCCGAGGTCATGCTCATCGACCTCAAGCCGGGCGCGGTCGAGCTGGGCCCGTGGCGGAACTGCGCCCTTGGCCTGGCCGACAGCCCCAGCCGCGCCATGCAGCTGCTCAAGGTGATCCGGGCGGAGGTCCAGCGGCGCGGCAAGTATCTGGGCGATCTCAGCGAGAAGCTGGGCAGGCCGGTCAAGAAGTGGGTGCCCGGCGAGCACGGGCCCGCCTGGTTCGTCTTCATCGACGAGCTGGCCGAGCTCGTGCGGCAGGTGCCCGCAGCCGCCAAGCTCGTTGAGTCTCTCCTGCAGATCGCGCGGTTCGTCGGCATCACTCTGGTCTGCGCGACGCAGTCGCCGTCCAACAAGGTGTTCGGCGGATCCACGGACGGCCGTCAGCAGTACCAGGTGCGCCTCGGCCTGGGCGCCAAGGAGTCGACGACCGCGAACCTCATCTTCGGCCCCGGCGCTCATGGCGACGGCTGGACGCTCGGTGAGCTGGACGCGCCGGGCAAGTTCCTGCGCTGGGACCGGGAGAACCAGGAGCCCGTGGAGTCGCGCGGCTACCTGATGACCTCGGACGACATCGGAGCGATGACCCACCGGTACGCGCTCGACGCTATCGAGGTGGAGGCCCGAGCGCACCCGGCGATCGAGCCCGAGCCGGACGACGACCCGACCCCGCCGAAGCCGCCCACGCCCCCAACTCCGCCGTCCGGGCCGGGTGGCGGTCGGCCGGTCCTGCGCGCCGTGCCCACGTTCCCGGACGGCAGCGAGGTTCCCGACAACCGTCACGAGCTGTGGCAGGCCATGGAGAAGGCAGGGAGCCGCGGCATCACCATCAAGGAGCTGCAGGCGCTCCAGCCGGACGGCGTGTCCTCTCGCGGGGGCATCAGCGACACTCTGCAGGTGTGGGCCAGCAAGGGACACATTGCGCAGTCTGGAACCCGCGACCGCTCGCAGGTCTGGATCACTGCACCCCGCCACGTCGCGAAAGTCGCGGCCGCGGACCAGCGCAGCGATTCAGCCACCGTCAGCGGCTGA
- a CDS encoding helix-turn-helix transcriptional regulator — MATDEFAELLVRLRKGAGRTQDEQADAINTASGRETMTRREINRYETGRNIPTNHTLVYIAVACGIPPEFLQREAAAARARRRHARRQEEEQDDVKRRTLLGGAVVGAAAAAEPWERLAHALTKGRKIDSEGAASLVDRAGALHVREGNLTALQLQNEVEGHLDAITAALPRAGEHERVLTVAAGETAALAGWVAWDLGDDERARSYYEVTMDCAKAAGHPPLWALARAYASYGPASPEKAAKVLAEAAQHVRGPGNAAAAAWIYGRLAEEAANAGDEANALRALDRARFAYDFADHTSEQAWVRFMTPYRMDSLALSVYGLLGRQELTETADHAVGRLGRELPEAGVVVLGDLATALLRGGDIDQGVYVSRQFAAATEVRPTTMGRARAQAVASQLPERERELARHLQQFAA; from the coding sequence ATGGCAACAGACGAGTTCGCCGAGCTACTGGTTCGACTGCGGAAAGGTGCTGGCCGAACGCAGGACGAGCAGGCAGACGCGATCAATACTGCCTCGGGCCGGGAAACCATGACCCGGCGTGAGATCAACCGCTACGAAACCGGCCGGAACATCCCAACGAACCACACGCTCGTGTACATCGCGGTGGCATGCGGCATACCCCCTGAGTTCCTACAACGGGAGGCCGCAGCCGCCCGCGCGCGACGGAGGCATGCCCGCCGCCAAGAGGAGGAACAGGACGACGTGAAACGCCGCACGCTACTTGGAGGTGCCGTCGTTGGCGCAGCCGCCGCTGCCGAGCCATGGGAACGCCTCGCACACGCCCTGACCAAGGGCAGGAAGATCGACTCAGAAGGGGCTGCTAGCCTCGTTGATCGTGCAGGTGCCCTGCACGTACGCGAGGGCAACCTGACTGCGCTCCAACTACAAAACGAAGTAGAGGGACACCTAGACGCGATTACGGCGGCGCTGCCGCGCGCTGGTGAGCACGAACGGGTACTGACGGTCGCAGCTGGCGAAACGGCCGCCCTGGCGGGATGGGTCGCGTGGGACTTGGGCGACGATGAGCGAGCGCGTTCGTACTACGAGGTCACCATGGACTGCGCGAAAGCTGCCGGCCACCCCCCGCTGTGGGCGCTGGCACGGGCTTATGCAAGCTACGGACCGGCCAGCCCAGAGAAGGCCGCGAAGGTGTTGGCCGAGGCCGCCCAGCATGTTCGCGGCCCGGGTAACGCCGCTGCTGCCGCCTGGATCTATGGTCGGCTTGCGGAAGAAGCGGCGAATGCTGGCGACGAGGCCAACGCCCTCCGCGCGCTGGACCGCGCCCGCTTCGCGTACGACTTCGCCGATCACACCAGCGAGCAGGCGTGGGTGCGCTTCATGACTCCCTACCGGATGGATTCCCTGGCGTTGTCGGTGTACGGGTTACTCGGGCGGCAGGAGCTAACTGAGACTGCTGACCACGCAGTGGGCCGGCTGGGCAGGGAACTGCCGGAAGCCGGAGTTGTCGTGCTGGGCGACTTGGCAACTGCGCTGCTGCGCGGTGGCGACATCGACCAAGGCGTCTACGTGTCACGCCAGTTCGCCGCGGCTACCGAGGTCCGTCCCACCACCATGGGGCGAGCCCGCGCCCAGGCCGTCGCTTCCCAGCTTCCGGAACGTGAGCGCGAACTCGCGCGGCACTTGCAGCAGTTCGCCGCTTAA
- the cutA gene encoding divalent-cation tolerance protein CutA, which produces MASDVVIAQTTIDNEEKAQALANGAVGKRLAACAHIDQPFTAVYRWKGAIETAREWRISYKTTTERLPELEAWVSRNHGYEVPEWITLPVTGGSAAYLAWVAEETTPQSPE; this is translated from the coding sequence ATGGCCAGCGACGTCGTAATTGCTCAGACGACCATCGACAACGAGGAGAAGGCGCAGGCCCTCGCGAACGGTGCTGTGGGGAAACGATTGGCGGCGTGCGCCCATATCGACCAGCCGTTCACTGCGGTGTACCGATGGAAGGGCGCCATCGAAACGGCCCGGGAGTGGCGGATCTCGTACAAGACGACCACAGAGCGGCTGCCAGAGTTGGAAGCCTGGGTGTCCAGGAACCACGGCTACGAGGTTCCTGAGTGGATCACCCTCCCGGTGACCGGTGGGTCTGCGGCCTACCTGGCGTGGGTCGCAGAAGAGACCACACCGCAGTCCCCGGAGTAA
- a CDS encoding pyridoxal-phosphate dependent enzyme, with translation MASRTPMLTSGALNEQLGRRVWVKAENQQVTGSFKFRGAYNALAALAPQDRSRGVIGASSGNHATALARAAQLFEVPAVVVVPDDIPEVKRQAITNLGARVLSYDRRSGRRDAMVHQLAYENGLVIVPSANHERVIAGAGTVGWEMLEEIPTLTTLLVPVGGGGLAAGTAVAAAGHDPSVKVIGVEPASADDTLRSLSVGRLIPIPPPVTIADGLGHSEPARIPFEINRRLLADLVTVPEEAIAAAMAYLFRYFRLVVEPSGAVAFAGLLQSLDRLPSGPVGVVVSGGNVDWGIYRAQLDHAMTRMETPAHAAALLH, from the coding sequence GTGGCCTCGCGCACGCCCATGCTGACGTCGGGGGCCCTCAACGAACAGCTCGGCCGTCGCGTGTGGGTGAAGGCCGAGAACCAGCAGGTGACCGGTAGTTTCAAGTTCCGCGGCGCGTACAACGCGCTGGCCGCCCTCGCCCCACAGGACCGTAGCCGGGGCGTCATCGGCGCGTCCTCCGGGAACCACGCCACCGCCCTCGCCCGAGCGGCACAGCTCTTCGAGGTGCCGGCCGTGGTCGTCGTCCCAGACGACATTCCCGAGGTGAAGCGGCAAGCCATCACGAACCTCGGCGCCCGGGTCCTCTCGTACGACCGGCGCTCCGGACGCCGTGACGCCATGGTCCACCAACTCGCCTACGAGAACGGGTTGGTGATCGTGCCGTCGGCGAACCACGAGCGGGTCATCGCCGGTGCGGGAACGGTCGGCTGGGAGATGCTCGAAGAGATTCCGACCCTGACAACGCTCCTCGTCCCGGTCGGAGGTGGCGGGCTCGCGGCTGGCACCGCAGTCGCGGCCGCCGGGCACGACCCGAGCGTCAAGGTCATCGGAGTTGAGCCGGCCTCGGCCGACGACACGCTCCGCTCCCTGAGCGTGGGGCGGCTCATCCCCATCCCGCCGCCCGTGACCATCGCCGACGGCCTGGGACACTCCGAGCCTGCCCGCATCCCCTTCGAGATCAATCGGCGCCTTCTTGCCGACCTCGTCACCGTTCCCGAGGAGGCGATAGCCGCGGCGATGGCGTACCTCTTCCGCTACTTCCGGCTCGTTGTCGAACCGTCTGGAGCTGTCGCCTTCGCGGGCCTCCTCCAATCCCTCGATCGTCTTCCCTCGGGCCCCGTCGGCGTCGTCGTTTCCGGCGGCAACGTCGACTGGGGCATCTACAGAGCCCAGCTCGACCACGCGATGACCAGAATGGAGACACCGGCTCATGCCGCCGCCTTGCTGCACTGA
- a CDS encoding toxin Doc → MPGEYYVDYRWFLERQAELLDDLAVNDYSVFVGLAARHKVDPPRHDQHHPDAFWRAAVMLEECVVLRPLPTRNELYGFGLAVAYLGMHGVRVNTKFEAWRELIADITALRLDSFTIAERLRSLRIPD, encoded by the coding sequence GTGCCTGGCGAGTACTACGTCGACTACCGGTGGTTCCTGGAACGTCAGGCTGAGCTGCTGGACGACCTCGCGGTCAACGACTACTCCGTCTTCGTCGGCCTGGCCGCCCGGCACAAGGTCGACCCGCCCCGCCATGACCAGCACCACCCGGATGCCTTCTGGCGGGCGGCCGTGATGCTGGAGGAGTGCGTTGTCCTCCGCCCCCTGCCCACTCGCAACGAGCTGTACGGCTTCGGCTTGGCCGTGGCGTACCTGGGGATGCACGGGGTGCGGGTAAACACGAAGTTCGAGGCGTGGCGCGAACTGATCGCCGACATCACCGCTCTGCGGCTTGACTCGTTCACCATCGCCGAGCGGCTGCGCTCCCTGCGTATTCCTGATTGA
- a CDS encoding C39 family peptidase codes for MGIVTQYATADLIGRIAYEGHDPGDDPAWKTTGAPSQSLYARWCRHMCGMACLRMVLLHQKGYSLNLFSLLAGARHYGAYVRTGTDIKGLFYAPFVDYVEQTHGVPAAVHGHLDLDGLLALLDTGHMVMASVSKEIRRPEADPERKGGHLVLAIGHQDGKIHFRNPSGHTPESLTAALSPDRFAAFFGGRGISLDPRRSVRRRAAPATAVRPVASRPSA; via the coding sequence GTGGGGATTGTCACTCAGTACGCCACCGCCGACCTCATCGGCCGCATCGCCTACGAGGGGCACGACCCGGGCGACGATCCCGCCTGGAAGACGACCGGCGCACCCTCCCAGAGCCTCTACGCCCGCTGGTGTCGGCACATGTGCGGAATGGCCTGCCTGCGCATGGTCCTGCTGCACCAGAAGGGCTACTCGCTCAACCTGTTCAGCTTGCTCGCGGGTGCGCGCCACTACGGCGCGTACGTACGGACGGGCACCGACATCAAGGGCCTGTTCTACGCGCCGTTCGTCGACTACGTAGAACAGACGCACGGTGTTCCCGCAGCCGTGCACGGCCACCTCGACCTGGACGGCCTCCTCGCCCTTCTGGACACCGGCCACATGGTGATGGCGTCCGTCTCCAAGGAGATCCGCCGGCCTGAAGCGGACCCGGAGCGCAAGGGCGGGCATCTCGTCCTCGCCATCGGCCACCAAGACGGAAAGATCCACTTCCGGAACCCCAGCGGCCACACCCCGGAGTCCCTCACCGCGGCGTTGTCGCCGGACCGCTTCGCCGCCTTCTTCGGCGGCAGAGGCATCTCGCTGGACCCACGCCGCTCCGTACGACGCAGGGCTGCCCCGGCCACCGCGGTCCGCCCGGTAGCGTCTCGACCATCCGCCTGA
- a CDS encoding antitoxin MazE7, whose amino-acid sequence MAGIEIDDTTADELQALADAAGLPLDTYLAQVAQEKRHERALNEGAAIFRQVTSDPETIAAFDAEYGAPAPAHTAPRAA is encoded by the coding sequence ATGGCTGGCATCGAGATCGACGACACCACCGCAGACGAGCTGCAGGCCCTGGCCGACGCGGCGGGGCTGCCGCTGGATACCTACCTTGCGCAGGTGGCCCAGGAGAAGCGGCACGAGCGTGCGCTGAACGAGGGTGCGGCGATCTTCCGGCAGGTCACCAGCGACCCGGAGACGATCGCCGCGTTCGACGCCGAATACGGGGCCCCCGCGCCGGCCCACACGGCACCGCGGGCGGCCTGA
- a CDS encoding D-alanine--D-alanine ligase produces the protein MLIPPLDPTEHRSTVVVITGGWSRERDRALLSGRTVCEALDEMGVKTRVIDLSGPWEDMLDSLAEGEKAFLAIAGRGAEDGRLQGLLETLGVPYTGSGVLASAVGMNKVHAKTLVSAAGVRVPVGTRIEPRVLPDGETARIISALGLPAILKPVSEGGSIGIQVVTSMESLTSALTHIGDEEMMAEAFHPGRAVSIGVLEDRAGAVHVLPPLEAVTPNGIYSYAAKRGTADCDYYCPARVSPTTLDDLRCQAVAAHRALHCHSYSRHDFVVGDDGLAWWLEVNTLPGLSRNGNLARMAQAEGISYEQLLTHILRGADVDRRARP, from the coding sequence ATGCTCATCCCCCCTCTCGACCCCACCGAGCACAGATCAACGGTCGTAGTGATCACCGGAGGATGGTCCCGTGAACGGGACCGCGCTCTACTGTCCGGCCGGACCGTATGTGAAGCCCTGGACGAGATGGGAGTCAAGACACGCGTCATCGACCTCTCCGGGCCGTGGGAAGACATGCTCGACAGTCTGGCCGAGGGCGAGAAGGCCTTCCTTGCCATAGCAGGTCGAGGTGCGGAAGACGGCCGTCTTCAAGGACTTCTGGAGACGTTGGGCGTCCCCTATACCGGCTCGGGGGTCTTGGCTTCCGCTGTCGGCATGAACAAGGTCCACGCCAAGACGCTGGTGTCGGCTGCCGGCGTTCGGGTCCCCGTCGGAACCCGGATTGAGCCAAGGGTTCTCCCCGACGGCGAGACGGCCCGCATCATCAGCGCGCTGGGGCTCCCTGCGATCCTGAAGCCGGTCAGCGAAGGAGGTTCGATCGGCATTCAGGTCGTCACGTCGATGGAGAGCCTCACCTCCGCGCTTACGCACATCGGCGACGAAGAAATGATGGCCGAGGCGTTCCACCCCGGCCGGGCCGTCAGCATCGGGGTCCTGGAGGACCGTGCCGGAGCGGTGCACGTCCTGCCCCCGCTGGAGGCCGTGACGCCGAACGGCATCTACTCGTACGCCGCGAAGCGCGGCACCGCTGACTGCGATTACTACTGCCCGGCACGCGTCAGCCCCACCACGCTCGACGACCTGAGGTGCCAGGCGGTCGCCGCTCACCGTGCTCTGCACTGCCACTCGTACTCGCGGCACGACTTCGTCGTCGGCGATGACGGCCTGGCCTGGTGGCTGGAGGTCAACACCCTGCCGGGCCTGTCGAGGAACGGGAACCTTGCCCGCATGGCACAGGCTGAGGGGATTTCGTACGAGCAGTTGTTGACCCACATCCTGCGCGGCGCGGACGTCGACCGCCGCGCCCGGCCGTAA